In the genome of Maridesulfovibrio bastinii DSM 16055, the window CCGGTTGCCGGCTCACTATGATGATCAGCTTCAGATTCGAGTTGGAATAAGTGAATGGAGAAGAGCCTCAGTACTTTTTGTCTACGAAATTTATAATTCAGATAGAACTAAAATCATCGCTACCGGAAGCACGGAGCATGCTTGTGTCGACCCTGAAAGCCGCCGACCGGTGAGAGTCCCTGACTGGCTTAAAGAAATATTCACAATACCTTCTCCGAGCAGTTAATTTAATTTAACATAATTTTTATACAGCCCTGAACAGGTTTGTTCAGGGCTGTAATTCGTTTTGCAATATAATTTATAAAATACGGAGGACTGCTATGCGTATTGATGTCCACACTCACGCTATGCACCCCAAAATATCGGCCAAAGTAGTTAACAAACTGGATGATTACTATCATATTCACCCAGTAGGAAACGGTCGTGTTGATGATCTTCTTAAAAGAGCTGAGAATGCAGGGCTGGACAAAGTTGTAATCCATACCGCGGCGACAGAACCAGCTCAGGTTATCCCGGCAAACAACTGGTCCATACAGATGATGGAATCTGATCCGCATATAATTTCATTTGGGACCATGCATCCTGATTATCAGGAACCGGAAAAAGAGTTCGCCAGACTTGAACGCCATGGCATTAAGGGATTAAAATTCCACCCTGATTTTCAAGGTTTCTGGATGAATGATCCTAAATTCTATGAAATTTTAGAGATGATTCAGGGAAGATTTATAGCAATGTTCCATGTTGGAGATAGAAAACCTCCTGAAAAAAATCCCTCATGCCCGATCAAGCTTGCAGAAATTCATCGTAACTTCCCGGACCTTACTATAATCGCGGCCCACATGGGTGGAATATTTCACTGGAAATGGTCAGCTGAATATCTGGCCGGTTCAAATGTTTACATGGATACATCAAGTGCAATGCCGTACATTGATGACGACTCTTTACAAACAATTCTAAAAAAACATCCGCATGAGAAGCTCCTATTCGGAAGCGACTACCCTCTTTTTGATCCGGGCGAATCAATGCGATTTTTACAACAGAAACTCCACCTGACTGACAGCCAGCTTGAAAGGCATCTCTGCTCTGCTGAAAAACTGTTCCAATAATATAAAACTCCCGCCGGCATCAGCCGGACGGGAGTTTTCTCGCCCCAATGATTCCCTGAGGAATCAAAGATTTTTCTACCTGCTTATTTTTTTACATGACAGATATTGTTTGCACACGGGGTGATCTGAAGATCTGTCTTTCCTTCCTTATTCAGCTTTCTGTGACAGCCACGACAGCTGCGATCACTTGTAGCTGTGTGGAAAGCCTTAAAGTATGAATTATCCTCTCCCTTGTGCTTGAGCTCATCATGACAGCCGGTACTAGCACAGCTCTTGATAGCACTCTTACCATCCCATGTATGGTGGCATTTCACACAGTTAAGACTCTGATGGTCAAAATGTGAAAAATTCACAAGAGGAAAACGTGTAACTCCAAGAGGAGCAGGACGTTTAAACTCAAGATTTACAGGAAAATTAACAACAAGCTTAGGGTTGGTGACTTCAACGCTTTCATCAGAGATGTGGGCTATTTCATCACTGATATGATTGTTGCCTGTAGCGTAAATCACAATCAAGACGGCAAAGACAACCGCCATGACCACATAAACAAAAGGCGTCTTCATAGAAATCCTCCTCATAAAAGTGGTCAATTTGTACTCAATTTCAGCTTTTTTTTCAATAAAAATGAATAGATGATAAATATCCGCAGAATGTATAGACGGAGTGCAAAGTTTCTATTAATATAACAATGCGAAAAAATTCACACAATGTAAAATTAAAGAAATACATTAATCCAGCAATACAACAATAAGAAAAACAATTGTAATGCAGGCACTATCAAAACATAGCAACTAAAAAATATCTTTTAAAAACAACTTTTCTAACGATGTTAAAATCCATATTTTGTGATTCAATTCACATACAACATCAAAGATGATGCAATACGCATCCAAGAAAAAGCTTCTTTTTAGATCACTTTATCATTATTATTTATGCTCAAACGTGCATATATATTTTTAATATAACTTTATTGAAAAAAAATAAGATTTACTGGCTGAAAAAAGACAATTTTGAATCTTTCCCCAATTTTTAAAAAGAGAGATGAGCAATAGCAATCCTGAAACTGAAGAAATAAGTTTTCAGGATTAAGAGATAGATTATAAAATTATTCCCTGACACCGGCCATCATTAGACCGACCTTATCCACTTTTTCAGTATCGTTAACAGAGAACTGATCCATAATCTCACCGCGATACATAACAGCTATACGGTCAGACAACTGCAAAGCTTCATTCAAATCACCGGTAACAAGCAGAACTCCAGCCATCTTGCGAGCTTCAAGAAGACGGTTCCAGACTTCTTCTGTTGCGGAAATATCCAGTCCCTGAGTTGGCTGCTCCGCAACAATCAAATGAGGCTCACGGTAAAGTTCACGCGCCAGAACAAGCTTTTGCAGATTACCGCCGGAGAGCTGCCAGGCTAAAGCCTGAATACGTCCGGGCCTTACGTCATGGTCCTCAACAAGTTTTTTAGCAACCT includes:
- a CDS encoding acyl-CoA thioesterase, which codes for MNKKNDFPTPESWLNHSVSYGETDAMGVVYYAEYLHFFERARSLFIRERGMSYSDVEKRGIFLPVREANCRYRLPAHYDDQLQIRVGISEWRRASVLFVYEIYNSDRTKIIATGSTEHACVDPESRRPVRVPDWLKEIFTIPSPSS
- a CDS encoding amidohydrolase family protein yields the protein MRIDVHTHAMHPKISAKVVNKLDDYYHIHPVGNGRVDDLLKRAENAGLDKVVIHTAATEPAQVIPANNWSIQMMESDPHIISFGTMHPDYQEPEKEFARLERHGIKGLKFHPDFQGFWMNDPKFYEILEMIQGRFIAMFHVGDRKPPEKNPSCPIKLAEIHRNFPDLTIIAAHMGGIFHWKWSAEYLAGSNVYMDTSSAMPYIDDDSLQTILKKHPHEKLLFGSDYPLFDPGESMRFLQQKLHLTDSQLERHLCSAEKLFQ
- a CDS encoding cytochrome c3 family protein; amino-acid sequence: MKTPFVYVVMAVVFAVLIVIYATGNNHISDEIAHISDESVEVTNPKLVVNFPVNLEFKRPAPLGVTRFPLVNFSHFDHQSLNCVKCHHTWDGKSAIKSCASTGCHDELKHKGEDNSYFKAFHTATSDRSCRGCHRKLNKEGKTDLQITPCANNICHVKK